A region from the Halichondria panicea chromosome 11, odHalPani1.1, whole genome shotgun sequence genome encodes:
- the LOC135344492 gene encoding uncharacterized protein LOC135344492: MQAQVAKYVSDELGLINSYDTWHGTKNVSKEIKKVTQGLVRDRGKVWFPELSDKRRSIKIHLYWAMKNCGGSAEKLKEIIMNIPNHCQRIHTNCHPSSTCHMDDYEPSRDKLVSRKAIEALIKQLHTTYIYRYAKDFCSCRDTYWVEPFNHQLLTYLPKRIHFSTETFIMRMNLAVLDWNENVNRSYTSVSKVSDLRRPDHRTAMKALVKKGFKFVALLWAMYVEQNKADMRELIEEDDVVEEQNDDVTLEDGVMPPEYSDESEAEDDDMDD; this comes from the exons ATGCAGGCGCAGGTCGCAAAGTACGTGTCAGACGAGTTGGGACTCATCAATTCCTACGACACTTGGCATG GAACGAAGAATGTGTCGAAGGAAATAAAGAAAGTAACACAGGGCCTAGTTCGTGATAGAGGGAAGGTCTGGTTTCCTGAATTATCAGATAAAC GAAGAAGTATAAAGATCCACCTGTATTGGGCAATGAAAAATTGCGGAGGGTCTGCTGAGAAACTGAAGGAGATAATAATGAATATCCCTAATCACTGCCAG AGAATCCACACAAATTGCCACCCTTCCTCTACTTGCCACATGGACGACTACGAACCCAGTAGGGACAAGCTTGTTAGCAGAAAGGCTATAGAAGCTCTCATAAAGCAGCTCCATACGACGTACATTTACCGCTATGCTAAAGATTTCTGTTCG TGTCGTGATACCTACTGGGTTGAGCCGTTCAACCATCAACTCCTCACCTACCTGCCCAAGCGCATTCACTTTTCGACTGAGACGTTCATAATGCGAATGAATTTGGCTGTCTTGGATTGG AATGAGAACGTCAATCGCTCTTACACCAGTGTGAGCAAAGTGAGTGACCTTCGACGACCAGATCACCGCACAGCAATGAAAGCCTTAGTGAAGAAAGGTTTTAAATTTGTTGCTTTGCTATGGGCAATGTATGTTGAACAAAACAAAGCTGATATGAG AGAATTGATCGAAGAAGATGACGTAGTAGAGGAGCAGAATGATGACGTGACCTTAGAAGACGGAGTGATGCCACCAGAATATTCTGACGAGTCAGAGGCTGAGGACGATGACATGGACGACTAA
- the LOC135344493 gene encoding uncharacterized protein LOC135344493, giving the protein MSGEAVPSDWVDRLNDFLRNNQPSGNRTVQLTLNATLALDTHSDDSEPQEEYPHHVRGYQHNPATPVLRGIDHCIHCLCSPCVIQLPPDFLRGSCGPHPANDEKRHQLYRKFWRLLNTLRVWVDDEYLARKETKTVIHDKREIIPKCVVLEIRRRYPSHNGIYRDYRSTFEAETDEYLPEEAGMETESTSRE; this is encoded by the exons ATGAGTGGGGAAGCAGTTCCAAGTGATTGGGTGGACAGGTTGAACGACTTTCTCCGGAACAACCAACCAAGCGGCAATCGAACAGTACAGCTGACGTTGAATGCAACACTAGCACTAGACACTCATAGCGACGACTCAGAACCACAAgaag AATACCCGCACCATGTTCGTGGTTACCAGCACAACCCAGCAACTCCAGTTCTCCGTGGCATTGATCACTGCATACACTGCCTGTGTTCACCGTGTGTGATTCAGCTTCCTCCAGACTTTCTAAGAGGATCTTGTGGCCCCCATCCTGCCAACGATGAGAAAAGACATCAACTGTACAGAAAGTTCTGGAGGTTGCTGAATACACTGAGAGTGTGGGTAGATGATGAGTATTTGGCTAGGAAGGAGACGAAGACAGTGATACATGACAAGAGGGAAATAATCCCGAAATGTGTAGTTTTA GAGATTAGGAGGAGGTACCCCAGCCACAATGGCATATACCGTGACTACAG ATCAACATTTGAGGCAGAAACTGATGAGTATTTGCCAGAAGAGGCTGGTATGGAAACCGAGTCCACCTCTAGAGAGTGA